The following are encoded in a window of Sinomonas cyclohexanicum genomic DNA:
- a CDS encoding P-II family nitrogen regulator → MKLITAIVRPEKLDSIREGLEAYGVQGLTVSAASGYGRQRGYTEVYRGAEYSVDLLPKLRVEVLSTDEQADDILDVLITTSNTGRAGDGKVWTVEVHEAIRVRTGERGAAAV, encoded by the coding sequence ATGAAGCTCATCACCGCGATCGTCCGTCCCGAGAAGCTCGACTCCATCCGCGAGGGCCTCGAGGCCTACGGTGTCCAGGGCCTCACGGTGAGCGCCGCGAGCGGATACGGCCGCCAGCGCGGGTACACCGAGGTCTACCGAGGCGCCGAGTACAGCGTGGACCTGCTGCCGAAGCTGCGGGTCGAGGTCCTCTCCACCGACGAGCAGGCCGACGACATCCTCGATGTCCTCATCACCACCTCCAACACCGGCCGCGCCGGGGACGGCAAGGTCTGGACCGTCGAGGTCCACGAGGCCATCCGGGTCAGGACGGGGGAACGCGGGGCCGCGGCGGTGTAG
- the lepB gene encoding signal peptidase I, whose protein sequence is MARPERQSRLRGWRSVVVAIVLALVVWGVIRAALFDVFYIPSGSMEPLLAPGDRIAVARSLIDQEPIRRGDVVVFDGRGSFAPLNSGRGWVGDLVQGAGEWFGIVPNETVYVKRVIGVGGDHVRCCTAAGKIEVNGQPLVEPYVYPGDAPSIQPFDVVVPAGRLWLLGDHRSESSDSRALLGAPGGGLVRADKVIGRPVAILWPLDRLGGLTTHQTPEDTH, encoded by the coding sequence GTGGCACGACCAGAACGCCAGTCCCGCCTGCGGGGCTGGCGTTCGGTCGTTGTGGCCATCGTCCTCGCCCTCGTCGTCTGGGGCGTGATCCGGGCGGCGCTCTTCGACGTCTTCTACATCCCGTCCGGTTCCATGGAGCCGCTCCTTGCGCCCGGTGACCGGATCGCCGTCGCGCGCTCCCTCATCGACCAGGAGCCGATCCGCCGCGGCGACGTCGTGGTCTTCGACGGCCGCGGCTCCTTCGCGCCCCTGAACTCCGGGCGGGGATGGGTCGGCGACCTCGTCCAGGGGGCGGGCGAGTGGTTCGGGATCGTGCCCAACGAGACCGTGTACGTCAAGCGCGTGATCGGCGTCGGAGGCGACCACGTCCGCTGCTGCACGGCTGCGGGGAAAATCGAGGTGAACGGGCAGCCGCTCGTCGAGCCGTACGTCTACCCGGGGGACGCGCCGAGCATCCAGCCATTCGACGTCGTCGTGCCCGCGGGACGCCTCTGGCTGCTGGGCGACCACCGCTCGGAATCCTCGGACTCGCGCGCCCTGCTCGGTGCGCCGGGCGGCGGGCTCGTCCGCGCCGACAAGGTGATCGGGCGCCCGGTGGCGATCCTGTGGCCACTTGATAGATTGGGCGGGTTGACCACCCACCAGACTCCGGAGGATACCCACTGA
- the rplS gene encoding 50S ribosomal protein L19, which produces MNILDAVDAASLRSDIPVFAPGDTLKVHVNIIEGKNSRVQVFQGFVVGRQGHGVRETFTVRKVSFGVGVERTFPVHSPIIDKIEVVTKGDVRRAKLYYMRELRGKAAKIKEKRDYSNAK; this is translated from the coding sequence ATGAACATTCTCGACGCTGTCGACGCCGCCTCGCTGCGCTCCGACATCCCGGTGTTCGCCCCCGGTGACACCCTCAAGGTGCACGTGAACATCATCGAGGGCAAGAACTCCCGCGTCCAGGTCTTCCAGGGCTTCGTCGTCGGCCGCCAGGGCCACGGCGTGCGCGAGACCTTCACGGTCCGCAAGGTCTCCTTCGGTGTCGGCGTGGAGCGTACCTTCCCGGTGCACTCCCCGATCATCGACAAGATCGAGGTCGTGACCAAGGGCGATGTGCGCCGCGCGAAGCTCTACTACATGCGTGAGCTCCGCGGCAAGGCCGCGAAGATCAAGGAGAAGCGCGACTACAGCAACGCCAAGTAG
- the ffh gene encoding signal recognition particle protein: MFNSLSDRLTATFKNLRGKGRLSEADVDATVREIRRALLDADVAVPVVRDFAGRIRERALGAEVSGALNPSQQVVKIVNEELQAILGGETRRLRLAKNPPTVIMLAGLQGAGKTTLAGKLAKWLKGQGHSPILVAADLQRPNAVTQLQVVGQRAGVAVYAPHPGVQSEFEAPTGNPVAVARDGVAEARAKLHDVVIVDTAGRLGVDAEMMQQAADIRAAVNPDEVLFVIDAMIGQDAVNTAKAFEEGVDFTGVVLSKLDGDARGGAALSVASVTGRPVMFASTGEGLDDFELFHPDRMASRILDMGDVLTLIEQAEKNWDKDEAARMAKKFVDQEDFTLEDFLAQMQQIRKMGSMKKMLMMMPGAQNFRQQLEQFDEREIDRVEAIVRSMTPHERVAPKIINGSRRARIAKGSGVHVSEVNGLLERFGQAQKMMRKMAQGGGIPGMPGMPGPGGFGGAKKGPAKGKKKAKSGNPAKAAQQLREAEARRAAGASKALDAQGSSFGGAQNQDFDPSSLNLPKGFEKYLGK, from the coding sequence GTGTTCAACTCCCTCTCGGACCGTCTGACTGCGACGTTCAAGAATCTCCGCGGCAAGGGCCGCCTGAGCGAGGCGGATGTCGACGCCACCGTCCGCGAGATCCGTCGCGCCCTCCTCGACGCCGACGTGGCGGTGCCCGTGGTCCGCGACTTCGCGGGCCGCATCCGCGAACGCGCGCTCGGCGCCGAGGTCTCGGGGGCCCTGAACCCGAGCCAGCAGGTCGTCAAGATCGTCAACGAGGAGCTCCAGGCGATCCTCGGCGGCGAGACCCGCCGCCTCCGGCTCGCGAAGAACCCGCCCACCGTCATCATGCTCGCGGGCCTCCAGGGCGCAGGCAAGACGACCCTCGCGGGCAAGCTGGCCAAGTGGCTGAAGGGGCAGGGCCACTCGCCGATCCTCGTCGCAGCCGACCTCCAGCGGCCCAACGCCGTCACGCAGCTCCAGGTGGTCGGCCAGCGCGCCGGCGTCGCCGTCTATGCCCCCCACCCCGGAGTGCAGTCCGAGTTTGAGGCGCCCACGGGCAATCCCGTCGCCGTCGCGCGGGACGGCGTGGCCGAGGCACGGGCGAAGCTCCACGACGTCGTCATTGTCGACACGGCCGGGCGCCTCGGCGTCGATGCCGAGATGATGCAGCAGGCGGCGGACATCCGTGCCGCCGTGAACCCGGACGAGGTCCTGTTCGTCATCGACGCGATGATCGGCCAGGACGCCGTCAACACGGCCAAGGCCTTCGAGGAGGGCGTTGACTTCACCGGTGTCGTGCTCTCGAAGCTCGACGGCGACGCGCGCGGCGGCGCGGCCCTCTCCGTCGCGTCGGTGACCGGCCGCCCGGTCATGTTCGCCTCCACGGGCGAGGGCCTCGACGACTTCGAGCTGTTCCACCCGGACCGCATGGCCTCGCGCATTCTCGACATGGGCGACGTCCTGACGCTCATCGAGCAGGCGGAGAAGAACTGGGACAAGGACGAAGCCGCCCGGATGGCGAAGAAGTTCGTCGACCAGGAGGACTTCACGCTCGAGGACTTCCTCGCCCAGATGCAGCAGATCCGCAAGATGGGCTCGATGAAGAAGATGCTCATGATGATGCCGGGGGCCCAGAACTTCCGGCAGCAGCTCGAGCAGTTCGACGAGCGCGAGATCGACCGCGTCGAGGCGATCGTCCGCTCCATGACCCCGCACGAGCGTGTGGCCCCCAAGATCATCAACGGCTCCCGCCGCGCCCGCATCGCGAAGGGCTCCGGCGTGCACGTGTCCGAGGTCAACGGCCTCCTCGAGCGGTTCGGGCAGGCGCAGAAGATGATGCGCAAGATGGCCCAGGGTGGCGGCATCCCCGGGATGCCGGGCATGCCCGGGCCCGGAGGCTTCGGCGGGGCGAAGAAGGGCCCGGCCAAGGGCAAGAAGAAGGCGAAGTCGGGGAACCCGGCCAAGGCCGCGCAGCAGCTCCGCGAGGCCGAGGCCCGTCGGGCCGCCGGCGCCTCCAAGGCCCTCGACGCCCAGGGCTCCTCGTTCGGCGGTGCCCAGAACCAGGACTTCGACCCGTCCTCGCTCAACCTCCCCAAGGGCTTCGAGAAGTACCTCGGGAAGTAG
- the rimM gene encoding ribosome maturation factor RimM (Essential for efficient processing of 16S rRNA), with amino-acid sequence MHVQVARIGKPHGIRGEVTAQVLTDAPEDRFVPGIQFTVEPASHGPLTLRSARWNKDILLLSFAEVPDRNRAEELRGAKLFVDTEELEDDDEGWYEHELVGLAVRVDGQDVGTVAALQTMPVQDLLVVDTPHGEVLVPFVEEIVPEVDLEGGFVVVVPPPGLFELNREA; translated from the coding sequence ATGCACGTCCAGGTCGCCAGGATCGGCAAGCCGCACGGCATCCGCGGTGAGGTGACCGCCCAGGTCCTCACGGACGCCCCGGAGGACCGCTTCGTGCCGGGCATCCAGTTCACGGTCGAGCCCGCGTCCCACGGCCCCCTCACGCTGCGCAGTGCCCGGTGGAACAAGGACATCCTCCTCCTGTCCTTCGCGGAGGTCCCAGACCGCAACCGCGCCGAAGAGCTCCGCGGGGCCAAGCTGTTCGTGGACACTGAGGAGCTCGAGGACGACGACGAGGGCTGGTACGAGCACGAGCTCGTCGGCCTGGCCGTCCGCGTCGACGGCCAGGACGTGGGGACCGTGGCCGCGCTGCAGACCATGCCGGTCCAAGACCTCCTCGTCGTGGACACCCCCCACGGCGAGGTGCTCGTGCCCTTCGTCGAGGAGATCGTGCCCGAGGTGGACCTCGAGGGGGGATTCGTCGTCGTGGTGCCCCCGCCCGGGCTCTTCGAGCTCAATCGGGAGGCATAG
- a CDS encoding RNA-binding protein, with protein sequence MLAEALEHLVRGIVDNPDDVAVQAKSNRRGDILEVRVHQDDLGRVIGRQGRTARALRTVVAALADGEQVRVDVVDTDRRR encoded by the coding sequence TTGCTCGCCGAGGCACTCGAGCACCTGGTCCGCGGCATCGTGGACAACCCGGATGATGTGGCGGTCCAGGCGAAGTCCAACCGCCGCGGCGACATCCTCGAGGTGCGCGTCCACCAAGATGATCTGGGCCGCGTCATCGGCCGTCAGGGCCGCACCGCCCGCGCACTGCGCACCGTGGTCGCAGCCCTCGCCGACGGCGAGCAGGTCCGGGTCGACGTCGTGGACACCGACCGCCGCCGGTAG
- the trmD gene encoding tRNA (guanosine(37)-N1)-methyltransferase TrmD: MRIDVVSIFPDYLAPLRLSLLGRAQEDGLLSVAVHDLRDFTFDRHHTVDDTPYGGGAGMVMKAEPWALALEKVRAEQSGVPGAGRAHDAGPVASRRPVLIVPSPAGAVFTQAMAYELAEEPTLAFACGRYEGIDERVLEWASEGFDVRPVSIGDYVLNGGEVAVMAMVEAIGRLVPGVVGNPESLVEESHADGLLEYPVYTKPSSWRGHEVPEILLSGNHGRIAAWRVEQQLRRTAARRPELLDGADAAPYGKAERSVLRELGYEVADGRLRRA; this comes from the coding sequence ATGCGGATCGACGTCGTCAGCATCTTCCCCGACTACTTGGCCCCGCTGCGGCTGTCGCTGCTCGGCCGCGCCCAGGAGGACGGCCTCCTGAGCGTGGCCGTCCATGACCTGCGCGACTTCACCTTCGACCGCCACCACACCGTGGACGACACGCCCTACGGCGGCGGCGCCGGCATGGTGATGAAGGCCGAGCCGTGGGCGCTCGCCCTCGAGAAGGTGCGCGCCGAACAGTCGGGCGTGCCCGGGGCGGGCCGAGCGCACGACGCCGGCCCGGTCGCCTCCCGCCGTCCGGTCCTGATCGTGCCGTCCCCGGCCGGGGCCGTGTTCACCCAGGCGATGGCCTACGAGCTGGCAGAGGAGCCCACGCTCGCGTTCGCGTGCGGCAGGTACGAGGGCATCGACGAGCGCGTCCTGGAGTGGGCGTCGGAGGGGTTCGACGTCCGCCCCGTGAGCATCGGGGACTACGTCCTCAATGGGGGAGAGGTCGCCGTCATGGCCATGGTCGAGGCGATTGGCAGGCTCGTGCCCGGCGTGGTGGGCAATCCAGAGTCGCTCGTCGAGGAGTCCCATGCCGACGGCCTCCTCGAGTATCCCGTGTACACGAAGCCGTCCTCGTGGCGCGGCCATGAGGTCCCCGAGATCCTGCTGTCCGGCAACCACGGCAGGATCGCCGCGTGGCGCGTCGAGCAGCAGCTGCGGCGCACCGCGGCGCGGCGGCCGGAGCTGCTGGACGGCGCGGATGCGGCGCCCTACGGGAAGGCCGAGCGGTCGGTGCTGCGCGAGCTGGGCTACGAGGTCGCCGACGGGCGGTTGCGCCGGGCCTGA
- a CDS encoding VOC family protein: MGTVMLKVGDMKLMLDYYERALGLVPITESLGGVYLGRKGLPVIHLSPAAGLQIPGRGEAGLFHTAILFDNRADLAATVATAAQYDPRLFAGSADHLVSEAFYFTDPEGNGVELYFDKPRDTWRWSGGEVVMDSLPLPPQAFLNQNLTEASLGGQRDSAAGIGHVHLQVGDVETAHAFYVDTLGFEKTSGWHGQALFVSAGGYHHHMAMNVWNSRGAGPRKDTLGLGEVLIGVPGQDDVLAAADRLKVAGISTQHTGAELRFEDPWRNQIRMAVVEA; this comes from the coding sequence ATGGGCACCGTGATGCTCAAGGTCGGCGACATGAAGCTCATGCTCGACTACTACGAGCGGGCCCTCGGCCTCGTGCCGATCACCGAGTCCCTCGGCGGCGTCTACCTCGGTCGCAAGGGGCTCCCGGTGATCCACCTGAGCCCCGCCGCCGGCCTGCAGATCCCCGGGCGCGGCGAAGCGGGCCTCTTCCACACCGCGATCCTCTTCGACAACCGTGCGGACCTCGCGGCGACCGTCGCCACGGCCGCGCAGTATGATCCGCGCCTCTTCGCCGGCAGCGCCGACCACCTCGTCTCCGAGGCCTTCTACTTCACCGACCCCGAGGGCAACGGGGTCGAGCTCTACTTCGACAAGCCTCGCGACACGTGGCGGTGGAGCGGCGGCGAGGTCGTCATGGACAGCCTTCCGCTGCCTCCGCAGGCCTTCCTCAACCAGAACCTCACCGAGGCGTCCCTGGGCGGCCAGCGGGATTCTGCGGCCGGGATCGGCCACGTCCACCTCCAGGTCGGTGACGTCGAGACCGCCCACGCGTTCTACGTCGACACCCTCGGGTTCGAGAAGACGTCGGGGTGGCACGGCCAGGCCCTCTTCGTCTCCGCGGGCGGGTACCACCACCACATGGCCATGAACGTGTGGAACTCCCGCGGCGCCGGCCCCCGCAAGGACACGCTCGGCCTCGGCGAGGTGCTCATCGGCGTTCCCGGGCAGGACGACGTGCTCGCAGCGGCCGACCGGCTCAAGGTCGCGGGCATCTCCACGCAGCACACCGGCGCGGAGCTCCGCTTCGAGGATCCGTGGCGCAACCAGATCCGCATGGCCGTCGTGGAAGCCTGA
- a CDS encoding ammonium transporter — protein MNAGDTAWVLVSAALVLLMSPGLAIFYGGMTRVKSMLNMMMMSFGALALVGVLWVLFGYSIAFGTDAGDGLFGNPFEDFGLHNLLATGADMPLVGTIPEIVFVGFQGVFATVTVALVSGAIADRAKFGSWMVFAGAFAVLVYFPVAHWVFDSKKDSHGTFIGGWLNHLGLIDFAGGTAVEVLAGAAGLALALVLGKRVGFGKDPDHRPHNLPLVMLGAGLLWFGWFGFNAGSALGANGEAGFAWINTLVAPCAAILAWLVVEKVRDGHATSFGAASGAVAGLVAITPSCASIDPVWAIVLGLVAGAVCALAVGLKYRFGYDDSLDVVGVHLVGGIVGTLFIGLAADPAAPVPGRGLFYGGGFGLLGTQALGTGAVLGYSFAVALGLGLAIKAVMGFRVAQDVEETGVDLVIHAETAYAAHVGSSSTGAGFHPLGVKHTVEALLEQHLDRLGQRAHAEHAGEVRASAVPAGSVSG, from the coding sequence ATGAACGCTGGCGACACCGCCTGGGTCCTCGTCTCGGCCGCGCTCGTCCTCCTCATGTCACCGGGCCTCGCGATCTTCTACGGGGGCATGACCCGTGTGAAGTCGATGCTGAACATGATGATGATGAGCTTCGGGGCCCTCGCGCTCGTCGGCGTCCTGTGGGTGCTGTTCGGCTACTCGATCGCCTTCGGCACGGATGCCGGCGACGGCCTGTTCGGGAATCCGTTCGAGGACTTCGGCCTCCACAACCTGCTCGCCACCGGCGCGGACATGCCGCTCGTGGGCACCATTCCCGAGATCGTGTTCGTGGGCTTCCAGGGCGTCTTCGCGACGGTGACCGTGGCCCTCGTCTCCGGGGCGATCGCGGACCGCGCCAAGTTCGGCTCGTGGATGGTCTTCGCCGGGGCGTTCGCGGTGCTCGTCTACTTCCCCGTGGCCCACTGGGTCTTCGACTCCAAGAAGGATTCGCACGGGACGTTCATCGGCGGGTGGCTCAACCACCTCGGCCTCATCGACTTCGCCGGCGGCACCGCCGTCGAGGTCCTCGCAGGAGCGGCTGGCCTGGCCCTCGCGCTGGTCCTCGGCAAGCGGGTCGGGTTCGGCAAGGACCCGGACCACCGCCCGCACAACCTTCCGCTCGTCATGCTCGGCGCGGGCCTGCTCTGGTTCGGCTGGTTCGGCTTCAACGCGGGCTCGGCGCTCGGAGCCAACGGCGAGGCGGGCTTCGCGTGGATCAACACGCTCGTGGCGCCGTGCGCCGCGATCCTCGCCTGGCTCGTGGTCGAGAAGGTCCGCGACGGGCACGCCACCTCGTTCGGCGCGGCGTCCGGCGCGGTCGCGGGGCTCGTGGCCATCACGCCGTCCTGCGCGTCGATCGACCCCGTGTGGGCAATCGTCCTCGGACTTGTCGCCGGCGCGGTCTGCGCCCTCGCGGTGGGCCTGAAGTACCGGTTCGGCTACGACGACTCTCTCGACGTCGTCGGCGTCCACCTCGTCGGCGGGATTGTCGGCACCCTGTTCATCGGTCTCGCCGCCGATCCGGCGGCGCCGGTGCCCGGGCGCGGCCTCTTCTACGGCGGCGGGTTCGGGCTCCTGGGCACGCAGGCGCTCGGAACCGGAGCGGTGCTCGGCTACTCGTTCGCGGTGGCGCTCGGGCTCGGACTCGCGATCAAGGCCGTCATGGGCTTCCGGGTCGCCCAGGACGTCGAGGAGACGGGCGTGGACCTCGTGATCCACGCCGAGACGGCCTACGCGGCCCATGTCGGCTCGTCGTCCACGGGCGCCGGCTTCCACCCGCTCGGCGTCAAGCACACGGTCGAGGCGCTCCTCGAGCAGCACCTCGACCGGCTCGGACAGCGCGCCCACGCGGAGCACGCCGGGGAGGTGCGGGCCAGCGCCGTTCCGGCGGGTAGTGTGAGCGGGTGA
- a CDS encoding glucose-6-phosphate dehydrogenase translates to MRSLLILGASGDLTGRLLFPGLARLLATGRHAGLTVVGAGADAWTPQQWSERVHDATEDALKDATDAGREELERVRRESTYEQLDVTAPGALGGALAKLPAPVAVYFALPPAITQKACGLLKASDLPDGTRLVLEKPFGSSEASAAQLNDTLRRLVPEGRIHRVDHFLGKGTVLNILGLRFANNFLEPVWNRDHIEKVEVVFDEDLALEGRAGYYDRAGALRDMIQSHLLEVLAILAMDAPAHLDERDLRDRISTVLRSARIEEPFTSSTRRARYTAGSIAGRDVPDYTAEPGVDASRNTETLAEVTVTLESWRWAGVPFILRSGKALGTKRKEAVVTFKPVPHLPTGFHGVDEPNRLRIGFGPDVLQLDVDVNGPGDVLSLNRVTLDADLAETDLLPYGEVLDGVLNGDPLLSVRGDTAESCWRILEPVLDAWAADEVPMETYAAGTPGPADWPTSAKGEDGTDGRMEGPSSAGDA, encoded by the coding sequence GTGCGCAGCCTCCTGATTCTCGGCGCCTCGGGCGACCTGACGGGGCGCCTTCTCTTCCCGGGCCTCGCACGCCTGCTGGCCACGGGAAGGCACGCCGGCCTCACGGTCGTGGGCGCGGGCGCGGACGCATGGACCCCACAGCAGTGGAGCGAGCGCGTCCACGACGCCACCGAGGACGCCCTCAAGGACGCCACGGACGCAGGCCGCGAAGAGCTCGAACGCGTCCGCCGGGAGTCGACCTACGAGCAGCTGGATGTCACCGCGCCCGGCGCCCTCGGAGGGGCGCTCGCAAAGCTGCCGGCCCCCGTCGCCGTCTACTTCGCCCTGCCGCCGGCGATCACCCAGAAGGCGTGCGGCCTCCTGAAGGCCTCGGACCTCCCGGACGGCACCCGGCTGGTCCTCGAGAAGCCGTTCGGTTCCTCCGAGGCCTCGGCAGCACAGCTCAACGACACGCTGCGCCGGCTCGTCCCCGAGGGCCGGATCCACCGGGTGGACCACTTCCTGGGCAAGGGAACGGTCCTGAACATCCTGGGCCTGCGCTTCGCGAACAACTTCCTCGAGCCCGTCTGGAACCGAGACCACATCGAGAAGGTGGAGGTCGTCTTCGACGAGGACCTCGCCCTCGAGGGCCGCGCGGGCTACTACGACAGGGCCGGCGCCCTGCGGGACATGATCCAGAGCCACCTCCTGGAGGTCCTGGCCATCCTGGCGATGGACGCCCCGGCTCACCTGGACGAGCGCGACCTCCGAGACCGCATCAGCACCGTGCTGCGCTCGGCCCGCATCGAGGAGCCATTCACCTCGTCCACACGGCGCGCCCGCTACACCGCCGGCAGCATCGCCGGACGGGACGTGCCGGACTACACGGCCGAGCCGGGCGTCGACGCGTCCCGCAACACGGAGACGCTCGCCGAGGTCACCGTGACGCTCGAGAGCTGGCGCTGGGCAGGCGTGCCGTTCATCCTCCGCTCGGGCAAGGCCCTGGGCACGAAGCGCAAGGAGGCGGTCGTCACCTTCAAGCCCGTCCCGCACCTGCCGACGGGCTTCCACGGCGTGGACGAGCCCAACCGCCTCCGGATCGGGTTCGGCCCGGACGTGCTCCAGCTCGACGTCGACGTCAACGGCCCCGGCGACGTGCTCAGCCTCAACCGCGTCACACTCGACGCCGACCTGGCCGAGACCGATCTCCTGCCCTACGGCGAGGTGCTCGACGGCGTGCTCAACGGCGACCCGCTGCTCTCCGTGCGCGGCGACACGGCCGAGAGCTGCTGGCGCATCCTCGAGCCGGTCCTGGACGCGTGGGCCGCAGACGAGGTACCGATGGAGACCTACGCCGCCGGCACGCCCGGACCGGCGGATTGGCCGACGTCGGCGAAGGGCGAGGACGGCACCGACGGCCGCATGGAGGGCCCCAGCTCGGCAGGCGACGCCTGA
- the lepB gene encoding signal peptidase I: MRSRHAGPESTGADPESADSGSGHRAPKRGGLMAWLREIAIILGVAIVLSFLIKTFLFKAFYIPSESMVPTLEENDRIFVNLFVPRNSPLHRGDVVVFKDTKGWLPAVPQTPSNPLTDALEFVGLLPDTSQQHLIKRVIGLPGDHVVCCDAGQHITVNGQALTEPYVNPAEVPRVVPFDVTVPQGDIWVMGDNRNHSADSRYHEAMQPGSGFVSMDDVEGQAAVIAWPLNRLRTLDSYPDTFKDVPAPK, encoded by the coding sequence ATGCGCAGCCGACACGCCGGACCCGAGTCAACGGGCGCGGATCCGGAATCGGCCGATTCGGGATCCGGTCACCGCGCCCCCAAGCGCGGCGGTCTGATGGCCTGGCTCAGGGAGATCGCCATCATCCTCGGCGTCGCGATCGTCCTGTCCTTCCTCATCAAGACGTTCCTGTTCAAGGCGTTCTACATCCCGTCTGAGTCGATGGTGCCGACCCTCGAGGAGAACGACAGGATCTTCGTGAACCTCTTCGTGCCACGGAATTCGCCCCTCCACCGCGGCGACGTGGTCGTGTTCAAGGACACCAAGGGGTGGCTGCCCGCCGTTCCACAGACACCCTCGAACCCCCTCACCGACGCCCTCGAGTTCGTCGGTCTCCTGCCCGATACGTCCCAGCAGCACCTCATCAAGCGCGTCATCGGACTGCCCGGCGACCACGTCGTGTGCTGCGACGCCGGCCAGCACATCACGGTCAACGGACAGGCCCTCACGGAGCCCTACGTCAACCCCGCCGAGGTCCCACGGGTCGTGCCGTTTGACGTAACGGTCCCGCAGGGGGATATCTGGGTCATGGGCGACAATCGCAACCACTCCGCGGACTCCCGCTACCACGAGGCGATGCAGCCGGGCTCGGGCTTCGTCTCGATGGACGACGTGGAGGGCCAAGCCGCGGTCATCGCATGGCCGCTGAACCGGCTCCGCACGCTGGACAGCTACCCCGACACGTTCAAAGACGTGCCCGCACCGAAATGA
- the rpsP gene encoding 30S ribosomal protein S16, translating into MAVKIRLKRFGKMRAPYYRIVVADSRTKRDGRAIEEIGKYHPTEEPSFIEVNSERAQYWLGVGAQPTEQVAAILKITGDWQKFKGLPGTEGTLKTAKGKEAFVAPEKGSVILPEAPKAAKEEAPAEAAAEAE; encoded by the coding sequence GTGGCCGTTAAGATTCGACTCAAGCGCTTCGGCAAGATGCGCGCCCCGTACTACCGCATCGTCGTCGCCGACTCGCGCACCAAGCGCGATGGCCGTGCGATCGAGGAGATCGGCAAGTACCACCCCACCGAGGAGCCCTCGTTCATCGAGGTCAACTCCGAGCGTGCCCAGTACTGGCTCGGTGTCGGCGCCCAGCCGACCGAGCAGGTCGCGGCCATCCTCAAGATCACGGGTGACTGGCAGAAGTTCAAGGGCCTCCCGGGCACCGAGGGCACGCTGAAGACGGCGAAGGGCAAGGAGGCCTTCGTGGCCCCCGAGAAGGGCTCCGTGATCCTCCCCGAGGCGCCGAAGGCTGCCAAGGAGGAGGCTCCCGCCGAGGCCGCCGCCGAGGCCGAGTAG
- a CDS encoding P-II family nitrogen regulator: MKLITAIVRPERLDDIRERLEAEGVQGLTVSAASGYGRQRGYVQVYRGAEYSVDLIPKIRVEVLTTDEQAEEILESIVIAASTGAQGDGKVWVVDVHDAVRVRTGERGAAAI, from the coding sequence GTGAAGCTCATCACCGCGATCGTCCGCCCCGAGCGGCTCGACGACATCCGTGAACGACTCGAGGCCGAAGGGGTCCAGGGCCTGACCGTGAGCGCCGCGAGCGGCTATGGGCGCCAGCGAGGCTACGTCCAGGTCTACCGGGGCGCCGAGTACAGCGTCGACCTCATCCCCAAGATCCGCGTCGAGGTCCTCACCACCGACGAGCAGGCGGAGGAGATCCTCGAGTCCATCGTCATCGCCGCCTCCACGGGCGCCCAGGGCGACGGGAAGGTCTGGGTCGTGGACGTGCACGACGCCGTTCGCGTGCGCACCGGCGAGCGCGGGGCCGCCGCGATCTGA